A single window of Nicotiana sylvestris chromosome 5, ASM39365v2, whole genome shotgun sequence DNA harbors:
- the LOC104216129 gene encoding pentatricopeptide repeat-containing protein At4g33990 codes for MLLFGCAKRLVKRLPISCQDEQRHVSAEVNVAMSQRFLLSFKGGRSTKSLPFFSFCCKLYSSRSCNEVLSNGVARRKKEIDFEHLFKSCTKIYILKCLHALLVVSGKAQSIFIGTRLGNLYAHLGDVSLSLKTFCVIENKDAYIWNSMISSYVRNGNFRESLNCLNEMLSTADVKPDFYTFPPVLKACGNILDGARIHCWASKLGLEWDVFVAASLVHMYCRFQSSTVAFKIFKNMPFRDMGCWNAMISGFCQNGNAIEALSLLNEMRLEGIKMDSVTIATVLPICGQLDDIVHGMLIHLYVIKHGLELDVFVSNALINMYARFGELRHAQKVFDDMIVRDLISWNSLIAAYEQNNVPEKALKYFHEMMVNEIQPDLLTIVSLASSTAQTKSFHCCRSIHGFILRRCWIQEDVIVCNAVVDMYAKLGFIHCSRKVFDEMLVKDVVSWNSMISGYAQNGLASEAIELYNMMKKCDDVAPNQGTWVSILPAYAHLGALREGMRTHGHVFRVALNLDVFVGTSLIDLYGKCGRLDDAMSLFYEVPRMITVPWNAIISCHGIHGNGRVSLKLFNDMLGEGVKPDHVTFLSLLSACSHSGLVDEGKRYFHMMEQEFGIKPVLKHYGCIVDMFARAGRLETAYRFIKSMPLQPDASVWGALLGACRIHGNVELGKLASDNLFEVDPENVGYYVVLSNIYANYGKWEGVNEVRSLARDRGLKKTPGWSSIEMNNKIEVFYTGNQSHPQCHEIYEELSILTAKMKTLGYTPDYTFVLQDVMDDEKEQILTSHSERLAIAYGILNTPHRSPLRIYKNLRVCGDCHNVTKLISKITEREIIVRDSNRFHHFKDGVCSCGDYW; via the coding sequence ATTTTTACTGTCGTTCAAAGGTGGGCGTTCCACAAAATCTCTACCATTCTTCTCTTTCTGTTGCAAGTTATACTCAAGTAGAAGTTGCAATGAGGTGTTATCAAATGGTGTTGCAAGAAGGAAAAAAGAGATAGACTTTGAGCATTTATTCAAATCCTGTACCAAAATCTACATTTTGAAGTGCCTTCATGCCCTTCTCGTTGTGTCAGGGAAGGCTCAGAGTATCTTTATCGGCACTAGACTTGGGAATCTTTATGCTCACTTGGGTGATGTTTCTTTGTCTCTGAAGACTTTCTGCGTGATAGAGAATAAAGATGCTTATATCTGGAATTCCATGATATCATCTTATGTTCGTAATGGCAATTTCCGTGAATCTCTGAATTGTTTGAATGAAATGTTGTCCACGGCTGATGTTAAGCCTGACTTTTACACTTTCCCTCCAGTGTTGAAAGCTTGCGGTAATATACTTGATGGTGCAAGAATACATTGCTGGGCTTCGAAACTTGGCTTAGAGTGGGATGTGTTTGTAGCTGCCTCCTTGGTGCATATGTATTGCCGTTTCCAATCATCTACTGTTGCCTTCAAAATTTTTAAGAATATGCCTTTTCGGGATATGGGTTGTTGGAATGCTATGATATCTGGATTTTGTCAGAATGGAAATGCTATAGAGGCATTGAGCCTGTTGAATGAGATGAGATTAGAGGGTATAAAAATGGATTCGGTGACTATCGCAACAGTACTTCCTATATGTGGGCAGCTTGATGATATTGTGCACGGGATGTTAATTCACTTGTATGTTATAAAGCATGGCCTAGAATTAGATGTCTTTGTATCGAATGCCTTAATAAACATGTACGCCAGATTTGGTGAGTTAAGACATGCACAAAAAGTATTTGATGATATGATAGTAAGAGATTTAATATCATGGAACTCTTTAATTGCTGCATATGAGCAAAATAATGTACCTGAAAAGGCACTGAAATACTTTCATGAGATGATGGTAAATGAGATTCAGCCTGACTTGTTGACGATAGTGAGTTTAGCTTCTAGTACAGCTCAGACCAAAAGTTTCCATTGCTGCAGATCAATTCATGGATTTATATTGAGGAGATGTTGGATTCAGGAGGACGTTATTGTGTGTAATGCTGTTGTGGATATGTATGCAAAATTGGGTTTTATTCATTGTAGTCGTAAGGTTTTTGACGAGATGCTGGTTAAGGATGTGGTGTCCTGGAACTCAATGATCTCAGGTTATGCTCAAAATGGTCTTGCAAGTGAGGCTATTGAACTTTACAACATGATGAAAAAATGTGATGACGTAGCACCAAACCAAGGAACTTGGGTTAGCATTTTGCCAGCTTATGCTCATCTAGGTGCGTTGCGAGAAGGAATGAGGACTCATGGGCATGTTTTCAGAGTAGCTCTGAATTTGGACGTCTTTGTTGGTACCTCCCTCATTGACCTTTATGGTAAATGTGGAAGACTGGATGATGCCATGTCTTTGTTTTACGAGGTGCCTAGGATGATTACAGTCCCTTGGAATGCCATAATATCATGTCATGGTATTCATGGAAATGGCAGGGTTTCTCTGAAACTATTCAATGATATGCTGGGTGAAGGTGTTAAACCAGATCATGTAACATTTTTATCTCTATTGTCAGCTTGTAGCCATTCAGGATTAGTTGATGAGGGTAAAAGATACTTTCATATGATGGAGCAAGAGTTTGGCATCAAACCTGTTCTAAAGCACTATGGTTGCATTGTTGATATGTTTGCTAGGGCTGGGCGCCTAGAAACAGCATACCGTTTTATAAAAAGCATGCCTTTGCAGCCTGATGCTTCAGTTTGGGGTGCTCTTCTAGGTGCATGTCGAATACATGGAAATGTTGAGTTGGGTAAATTGGCTTCAGATAATTTGTTTGAAGTTGACCCGGAGAATGTTGGGTACTATGTCGTGTTGTCTAACATCTATGCTAATTATGGGAAATGGGAGGGGGTGAATGAAGTGAGATCATTGGCTAGAGACAGGGGGTTGAAGAAGACTCCTGGATGGAGCTCAATTGAAATGAACAATAAGATTGAAGTCTTTTACACAGGAAATCAATCTCATCCGCAGTGCCATGAGATATACGAGGAATTAAGTATTTTAACTGCTAAGATGAAGACCCTAGGTTATACTCCAGACTATACTTTTGTATTACAAGATGTTATGGATGACGAAAAGGAACAAATCCTTACCAGTCATAGTGAGAGATTGGCTATTGCTTATGGAATTCTTAACACTCCTCATAGAAGTCCTTTACGGATCTATAAAAACTTGCGGGTTTGTGGAGACTGCCACAATGTGACTAAACTTATTTCTAAGATAacagagagagagattattgtgAGGGACTCTAATCGCTTTCATCACTTCAAGGATGGTGTTTGTTCATGTGGGGATTACTGGTAA